The following proteins are encoded in a genomic region of Henckelia pumila isolate YLH828 unplaced genomic scaffold, ASM3356847v2 CTG_298:::fragment_3, whole genome shotgun sequence:
- the LOC140870928 gene encoding formin-like protein 18 isoform X2 has protein sequence MALLRKFFYRKPPEGLLEISERVFVFDCCFTTNVLEDDEYNVYIGHIVDRLCEYFPEASIMVFNFGEGDQQTQITALLSKYNVTVIDYPRQYENCPLLTVEMIHHFLRSIESWLSLGQRNLLLMHCQMDALPVLAFMLAALLIYRKQYTGEHKTLDMMYKQAPREILSLLSPLNPLPSQLRYLQYVSRRNTGSQWPPLGGPLTMDWVILRCIPDMDKEEGGCPIIRIYGQDPLMVVDRTTKALSSMPRTTSNAVRHLKQADCEIVKIDIHCHVQGDVVLECITLDDNLKLENMMFRVMFNTAFIRSNTLILTPDEIDTPWNLKDQFPEDFRAEVLFSEMNSSSSLVGCDSPGIEYEAPPVEAFGTMSITPSPSAWKENKQNGVHQSVVDRQIESLFFQNDIDKKLVSGSNEVNEENLRGNFTSSVQKDEFSGDSHNDRGFLKESPSMVVVETLKSDLFENETMISGQTAVNETHSTFSKSSLDKSLKTSKIEKREPQVVVQSPAQCKVISQRASPTSISSPAFYSNSFQCSPISISRYHGAPSALGITALLHDHAEFNKEVAYSSKPSAPEQPILGKQSNNSETREDSTHLPPLPPPPPPPPLFRSTRSIHPPVPLLQPPVPRSPPLLLSLELPPVSPPPLSSPSLPATCQIHHSKSSGIQSNPPPSSSSSLLLQLRQESPPLQSLVSVPPPPPPPPPSQSKPYLSVPVLSSIEFCDDRKMSGHIRLQFPMPHPPLPPQPCTAYTTSLSSNGKSFSPTPVSSPSCCSEMASTSCIDQSQVFFPTNLPHPLTPNSYSEDQSSGPPPHSSSVKKAIPSLQSTSSASPPPPPPPPPFLEKAKSPSLLSFPRPPPPPPPPLATSTSPSPKILPPVAPPPSCLSETASLSSSKDLPLASPVHPPALPSSIGSTIHNLSVITPSPTASLPGDSSSSSCQDSSLVPEKLPVVLITLPTPPPPPCSGLATVSTGSLTSAPSPILPSSGQKEASVTNCQTVPPPPAPLPNGLSKSGSTSLQSRSSVGGGNIPTPPVGVKGKFQLRASGRVQTLAKKTSLKPYHWLKLTRAMHGSIWADAQKPEEASKAPELDMSELESLFSAAVSNSDLGSASGKTSGRASGLKSEKVHLIELRRAYNCEIMLTKVKVPLSDLMNLILTLDDSKLDIDQVDNLIKFCPTKEEMELLKNYSGNQENLGKCEQFFLELMKVPRVELKLRIFSFKIQFHSQVSDLRNSLNIVNSASGQKFCEIEKNHANYPFTGQCFKSWNCKGFCCWVSP, from the exons ATTGTCAGATGGATGCATTGCCAGTTCTGGCTTTCATGCTTGCTGCCCTCTTGATTTATCGGAAGCAATACACTGGGGAACATAAAACGTTAGATATGATGTACAAACAAGCACCTCGAGAAATTTTGAGTTTGTTGTCTCCTCTGAATCCTCTACCTTCACAGTTGAGGTACCTACAATATGTCTCGAGGAGGAACACAGGGTCCCAGTGGCCTCCGTTGGGTGGACCATTGACTATGGATTGGGTCATTCTTAGATGCATTCCTGATATGGACAAAGAGGAGGGGGGTTGTCCCATCATTAGGATATATGGACAGGATCCTTTGATGGTCGTTGATCGGACAACAAAGGCGCTCTCCTCCATGCCCCGAACAACAAGCAACGCAGTGCGACATTTGAAGCAG GCAGATTGTGAAATTGTTAAAATTGATATCCACTGTCATGTACAAGGTGATGTTGTGCTTGAATGTATCACATTGGATGATAATCTAAAACTTGAAAATATGATGTTTCGAGTGATGTTCAATACGGCATTCATAAGATCGAACACATTGATCCTTACCCCTGACGAGATTGATACACCGTGGAATCTAAAAGATCAATTTCCCGAGGACTTCAGAGCAGAG GTACTTTTCTCAGAGATGAATTCCTCTTCTTCACTTGTCGGGTGTGATTCGCCTGGTATTGAGTATGAAGCCCCTCCTGTCGAAGCATTTGGCACAATGTCAATTACTCCTTCCCCAAGTGCTTGGAAAGAAAACAAGCAGAATGGTGTTCATCAAAGTGTGGTAGATAGACAGATAGAGAGCCTTTTTTTCCAAAATGACATAGATAAAAAGTTGGTGAGTGGCTCTAATGAAGTTAATGAAGAGAATTTGAGAGGCAACTTTACTTCTAGTGTTCAAAAGGATGAATTTTCAGGCGATTCTCATAATGATAGAGGATTTCTCAAAGAAAGTCCTTCAATGGTGGTTGTAGAGACTCTAAAATCTGACTTATTTGAGAATGAAACCATGATTTCTGGACAAACAGCAGTAAATGAAACACATTCGACCTTTTCAAAATCATCCCTTGATAAGAGCTTAAAGACAAGTAAGATTGAGAAAAGAGAACCACAGGTTGTTGTTCAAAGTCCTGCTCAATGTAAAGTAATATCACAGCGAGCTTCTCCAACATCAATCTCGAGTCCAGCTTTTTATTCAAATTCTTTTCAATGTTCTCCTATATCCATCTCTAGATACCATGGTGCACCTTCTGCACTTGGGATTACAGCACTCCTTCATGATCATGCAGAGTTCAATAAAGAAGTCGCTTATTCTTCCAAACCATCAGCGCCAGAGCAACCTATCTTAGGAAAGCAGTCTAATAACTCCGAAACAAGAGAAGATTCTACTCATCTTCCTCCGCTGCCGCCACCCCCACCACCACCTCCACTTTTTCGATCAACAAGATCAATACATCCACCAGTACCCTTGTTACAACCACCAGTGCCACGGTCACCACCATTGCTATTATCCCTAGAATTGCCACCAGTTTCACCTCCACCTCTGTCTTCACCTTCATTACCTGCTACTTGTCAAATACATCACTCAAAATCATCAGGTATTCAGTCTAATCCAccaccatcatcatcatcatcattgcTTCTTCAATTGAGACAAGAGTCTCCACCACTACAATCATTGGTATCAgtaccaccaccaccacctccACCACCGCCATCTCAATCCAAGCCTTACTTATCTGTTCCAGTACTGTCAAGCATCGAATTTTGCGATGACCGTAAAATGTCAGGTCACATTAGACTGCAGTTTCCAATGCCTCATCCACCACTTCCTCCCCAACCTTGTACTGCCTACACTACATCTTTGTCTTCCAATGGAAAATCATTTTCTCCAACCCCAGTCTCTTCTCCATCTTGCTGCTCGGAGATGGCTTCTACCTCCTGTATTGACCAATCACAGGTTTTTTTTCCCACCAATCTTCCACATCCTTTGACGCCCAATTCTTACTCCGAAGACCAATCATCAGGTCCCCCTCCACACTCGTCCTCTGTGAAGAAGGCAATTCCGTCTCTTCAGAGTACATCTTCAGCTTCTCCTCCTCCACCACCTCCTCCGCCACCTTTCTTAGAAAAAGCTAAATCACCATCCCTATTATCTTTTCCTCGGCCTCCCCCTCCCCCTCCCCCTCCCTTAGCAACGAGTACATCTCCCTCTCCAAAGATCTTGCCACCAGTTGCTCCACCTCCCTCTTGTCTCTCAGAAACAGCTTCACTCTCCTCTAGTAAGGACTTGCCATTAGCTTCCCCTGTTCACCCTCCAGCATTACCTTCCTCAATTGGATCAACAATTCATAACCTATCCGTCATCACTCCTTCTCCAACAGCTTCATTACCTGGGGATTCTTCCTCGAGCTCTTGTCAAGATTCTTCACTTGTTCCAGAAAAGTTACCAGTAGTTCTTATCACCCTACCTACACCCCCTCCGCCTCCATGTTCAGGGTTGGCCACTGTTTCTACTGGTAGTTTAACATCTGCACCATCACCAATTCTTCCAAGTTCTGGTCAGAAGGAAGCCTCAGTTACAAATTGTCAAACTGTTCCACCTCCCCCTGCCCCACTTCCCAATGGATTATCAAAATCTGGCTCCACTTCTTTGCAGTCTCGTTCTTCTGTAGGCGGTGGAAACATTCCAACACCTCCTGTGGGTGTAAAGGGGAAGTTTCAATTACGGGCGAGTGGAAGAGTTCAAACTCTTGCCAAAAAGACATCACTGAAACCGTATCATTGGTTGAAGCTAACAAGGGCTATGCATGGAAGCATATGGGCTGACGCTCAAAAACCTGAGGAGGCTTCAAA AGCTCCTGAATTAGACATGTCGGAACTCGAGAGCCTTTTTTCAGCCGCGGTATCAAATTCAGATCTTGGAAGCGCCAGTGGAAAAACAAGTGGACGTGCCTCAGGTCTCAAATCTGAGAAAGTTCATCTG ATTGAGCTACGAAGGGCATACAATTGTGAAATCATGCTGACAAAAGTCAAGGTTCCGCTGTCCGATTTAATG AACTTGATCCTTACTTTAGATGATTCGAAGCTAGACATTGATCAGGTTGATAATCTCATAAAGTTTTGTCCAACCAAAGAAGAAATGGAACTTCTTAAG AATTACAGTGGCAACCAGGAGAACCTTGGAAAGTGTGAACAG TTTTTCTTGGAGCTGATGAAAGTTCCTCGTGTAGAATTGAAGTTAAGAATCTTCtcatttaaaattcaatttcatTCCCAG GTTTCAGATTTGAGAAATAGTTTGAATATTGTGAACTCTGCGTCTGGACAG AAATTCTGTGAAATTGAAAAGAATCATGCAAACTATCCTTTCACTGGGCAATGCTTTAAATCATGGAACTGCAAGGG GTTCTGCTGTTGGGTTTCGCCTTGA
- the LOC140870928 gene encoding formin-like protein 18 isoform X1 → MALLRKFFYRKPPEGLLEISERVFVFDCCFTTNVLEDDEYNVYIGHIVDRLCEYFPEASIMVFNFGEGDQQTQITALLSKYNVTVIDYPRQYENCPLLTVEMIHHFLRSIESWLSLGQRNLLLMHCQMDALPVLAFMLAALLIYRKQYTGEHKTLDMMYKQAPREILSLLSPLNPLPSQLRYLQYVSRRNTGSQWPPLGGPLTMDWVILRCIPDMDKEEGGCPIIRIYGQDPLMVVDRTTKALSSMPRTTSNAVRHLKQADCEIVKIDIHCHVQGDVVLECITLDDNLKLENMMFRVMFNTAFIRSNTLILTPDEIDTPWNLKDQFPEDFRAEVLFSEMNSSSSLVGCDSPGIEYEAPPVEAFGTMSITPSPSAWKENKQNGVHQSVVDRQIESLFFQNDIDKKLVSGSNEVNEENLRGNFTSSVQKDEFSGDSHNDRGFLKESPSMVVVETLKSDLFENETMISGQTAVNETHSTFSKSSLDKSLKTSKIEKREPQVVVQSPAQCKVISQRASPTSISSPAFYSNSFQCSPISISRYHGAPSALGITALLHDHAEFNKEVAYSSKPSAPEQPILGKQSNNSETREDSTHLPPLPPPPPPPPLFRSTRSIHPPVPLLQPPVPRSPPLLLSLELPPVSPPPLSSPSLPATCQIHHSKSSGIQSNPPPSSSSSLLLQLRQESPPLQSLVSVPPPPPPPPPSQSKPYLSVPVLSSIEFCDDRKMSGHIRLQFPMPHPPLPPQPCTAYTTSLSSNGKSFSPTPVSSPSCCSEMASTSCIDQSQVFFPTNLPHPLTPNSYSEDQSSGPPPHSSSVKKAIPSLQSTSSASPPPPPPPPPFLEKAKSPSLLSFPRPPPPPPPPLATSTSPSPKILPPVAPPPSCLSETASLSSSKDLPLASPVHPPALPSSIGSTIHNLSVITPSPTASLPGDSSSSSCQDSSLVPEKLPVVLITLPTPPPPPCSGLATVSTGSLTSAPSPILPSSGQKEASVTNCQTVPPPPAPLPNGLSKSGSTSLQSRSSVGGGNIPTPPVGVKGKFQLRASGRVQTLAKKTSLKPYHWLKLTRAMHGSIWADAQKPEEASKAPELDMSELESLFSAAVSNSDLGSASGKTSGRASGLKSEKVHLIELRRAYNCEIMLTKVKVPLSDLMNLILTLDDSKLDIDQVDNLIKFCPTKEEMELLKNYSGNQENLGKCEQFFLELMKVPRVELKLRIFSFKIQFHSQVSDLRNSLNIVNSASGQVRNSVKLKRIMQTILSLGNALNHGTARGSAVGFRLDSLLKLTETRSINKKLTLMHYLCKVLAEKLPEVIDFQKDLVSLEAATKIQLKYLAEEMQAISKGLEKVAQELSASENDGLVSKNFYKTLKDFLEFAEAEVRSLASLYSAVGKNADALAFYFGEDPARCPFEQVVSTLVNFVRMFLRAHNENCKQLEHEKKKAMKEAENSREKSNSFSKHDSETMNLNT, encoded by the exons ATTGTCAGATGGATGCATTGCCAGTTCTGGCTTTCATGCTTGCTGCCCTCTTGATTTATCGGAAGCAATACACTGGGGAACATAAAACGTTAGATATGATGTACAAACAAGCACCTCGAGAAATTTTGAGTTTGTTGTCTCCTCTGAATCCTCTACCTTCACAGTTGAGGTACCTACAATATGTCTCGAGGAGGAACACAGGGTCCCAGTGGCCTCCGTTGGGTGGACCATTGACTATGGATTGGGTCATTCTTAGATGCATTCCTGATATGGACAAAGAGGAGGGGGGTTGTCCCATCATTAGGATATATGGACAGGATCCTTTGATGGTCGTTGATCGGACAACAAAGGCGCTCTCCTCCATGCCCCGAACAACAAGCAACGCAGTGCGACATTTGAAGCAG GCAGATTGTGAAATTGTTAAAATTGATATCCACTGTCATGTACAAGGTGATGTTGTGCTTGAATGTATCACATTGGATGATAATCTAAAACTTGAAAATATGATGTTTCGAGTGATGTTCAATACGGCATTCATAAGATCGAACACATTGATCCTTACCCCTGACGAGATTGATACACCGTGGAATCTAAAAGATCAATTTCCCGAGGACTTCAGAGCAGAG GTACTTTTCTCAGAGATGAATTCCTCTTCTTCACTTGTCGGGTGTGATTCGCCTGGTATTGAGTATGAAGCCCCTCCTGTCGAAGCATTTGGCACAATGTCAATTACTCCTTCCCCAAGTGCTTGGAAAGAAAACAAGCAGAATGGTGTTCATCAAAGTGTGGTAGATAGACAGATAGAGAGCCTTTTTTTCCAAAATGACATAGATAAAAAGTTGGTGAGTGGCTCTAATGAAGTTAATGAAGAGAATTTGAGAGGCAACTTTACTTCTAGTGTTCAAAAGGATGAATTTTCAGGCGATTCTCATAATGATAGAGGATTTCTCAAAGAAAGTCCTTCAATGGTGGTTGTAGAGACTCTAAAATCTGACTTATTTGAGAATGAAACCATGATTTCTGGACAAACAGCAGTAAATGAAACACATTCGACCTTTTCAAAATCATCCCTTGATAAGAGCTTAAAGACAAGTAAGATTGAGAAAAGAGAACCACAGGTTGTTGTTCAAAGTCCTGCTCAATGTAAAGTAATATCACAGCGAGCTTCTCCAACATCAATCTCGAGTCCAGCTTTTTATTCAAATTCTTTTCAATGTTCTCCTATATCCATCTCTAGATACCATGGTGCACCTTCTGCACTTGGGATTACAGCACTCCTTCATGATCATGCAGAGTTCAATAAAGAAGTCGCTTATTCTTCCAAACCATCAGCGCCAGAGCAACCTATCTTAGGAAAGCAGTCTAATAACTCCGAAACAAGAGAAGATTCTACTCATCTTCCTCCGCTGCCGCCACCCCCACCACCACCTCCACTTTTTCGATCAACAAGATCAATACATCCACCAGTACCCTTGTTACAACCACCAGTGCCACGGTCACCACCATTGCTATTATCCCTAGAATTGCCACCAGTTTCACCTCCACCTCTGTCTTCACCTTCATTACCTGCTACTTGTCAAATACATCACTCAAAATCATCAGGTATTCAGTCTAATCCAccaccatcatcatcatcatcattgcTTCTTCAATTGAGACAAGAGTCTCCACCACTACAATCATTGGTATCAgtaccaccaccaccacctccACCACCGCCATCTCAATCCAAGCCTTACTTATCTGTTCCAGTACTGTCAAGCATCGAATTTTGCGATGACCGTAAAATGTCAGGTCACATTAGACTGCAGTTTCCAATGCCTCATCCACCACTTCCTCCCCAACCTTGTACTGCCTACACTACATCTTTGTCTTCCAATGGAAAATCATTTTCTCCAACCCCAGTCTCTTCTCCATCTTGCTGCTCGGAGATGGCTTCTACCTCCTGTATTGACCAATCACAGGTTTTTTTTCCCACCAATCTTCCACATCCTTTGACGCCCAATTCTTACTCCGAAGACCAATCATCAGGTCCCCCTCCACACTCGTCCTCTGTGAAGAAGGCAATTCCGTCTCTTCAGAGTACATCTTCAGCTTCTCCTCCTCCACCACCTCCTCCGCCACCTTTCTTAGAAAAAGCTAAATCACCATCCCTATTATCTTTTCCTCGGCCTCCCCCTCCCCCTCCCCCTCCCTTAGCAACGAGTACATCTCCCTCTCCAAAGATCTTGCCACCAGTTGCTCCACCTCCCTCTTGTCTCTCAGAAACAGCTTCACTCTCCTCTAGTAAGGACTTGCCATTAGCTTCCCCTGTTCACCCTCCAGCATTACCTTCCTCAATTGGATCAACAATTCATAACCTATCCGTCATCACTCCTTCTCCAACAGCTTCATTACCTGGGGATTCTTCCTCGAGCTCTTGTCAAGATTCTTCACTTGTTCCAGAAAAGTTACCAGTAGTTCTTATCACCCTACCTACACCCCCTCCGCCTCCATGTTCAGGGTTGGCCACTGTTTCTACTGGTAGTTTAACATCTGCACCATCACCAATTCTTCCAAGTTCTGGTCAGAAGGAAGCCTCAGTTACAAATTGTCAAACTGTTCCACCTCCCCCTGCCCCACTTCCCAATGGATTATCAAAATCTGGCTCCACTTCTTTGCAGTCTCGTTCTTCTGTAGGCGGTGGAAACATTCCAACACCTCCTGTGGGTGTAAAGGGGAAGTTTCAATTACGGGCGAGTGGAAGAGTTCAAACTCTTGCCAAAAAGACATCACTGAAACCGTATCATTGGTTGAAGCTAACAAGGGCTATGCATGGAAGCATATGGGCTGACGCTCAAAAACCTGAGGAGGCTTCAAA AGCTCCTGAATTAGACATGTCGGAACTCGAGAGCCTTTTTTCAGCCGCGGTATCAAATTCAGATCTTGGAAGCGCCAGTGGAAAAACAAGTGGACGTGCCTCAGGTCTCAAATCTGAGAAAGTTCATCTG ATTGAGCTACGAAGGGCATACAATTGTGAAATCATGCTGACAAAAGTCAAGGTTCCGCTGTCCGATTTAATG AACTTGATCCTTACTTTAGATGATTCGAAGCTAGACATTGATCAGGTTGATAATCTCATAAAGTTTTGTCCAACCAAAGAAGAAATGGAACTTCTTAAG AATTACAGTGGCAACCAGGAGAACCTTGGAAAGTGTGAACAG TTTTTCTTGGAGCTGATGAAAGTTCCTCGTGTAGAATTGAAGTTAAGAATCTTCtcatttaaaattcaatttcatTCCCAG GTTTCAGATTTGAGAAATAGTTTGAATATTGTGAACTCTGCGTCTGGACAG GTTAGAAATTCTGTGAAATTGAAAAGAATCATGCAAACTATCCTTTCACTGGGCAATGCTTTAAATCATGGAACTGCAAGGG GTTCTGCTGTTGGGTTTCGCCTTGATAGTCTTTTGAAACTTACTGAAACACGCTCAATAAACAAGAAGCTGACCCTGATGCACTATCTTTGTAAG GTGCTTGCTGAAAAGTTGCCAGAAGTAATAGATTTTCAGAAAGATCTAGTGAGTTTAGAGGCTGCAACAAAG ATTCAGTTGAAGTATTTGGCAGAGGAAATGCAAGCTATCAGCAAAGGACTCGAAAAGGTTGCGCAAGAATTGAGTGCTTCTGAAAATGATGGCCTCGTTTCAAAGAACTTTTACAAG ACTCTAAAGGACTTCCTCGAATTTGCTGAAGCTGAAGTTAGATCTCTGGCTTCACTTTATTCTGCAGTG GGGAAGAACGCAGATGCACTGGCCTTTTATTTTGGGGAAGACCCGGCTCGTTGCCCATTTGAACAAG TTGTCTCGACGTTGGTTAATTTTGTGAGGATGTTTCTACGTGCTCACAACGAAAACTGCAAGCAACTGGAACACGAAAAGAAGAAAGCCATGAAAGAAGCAGAAAACAGTAGGGAAAAATCAAATTCCTTCTCCAAACACGACTCCGAAACCATGAACTTGAACACTTGA